From a single Mesorhizobium shangrilense genomic region:
- a CDS encoding sugar ABC transporter ATP-binding protein has product MDLVTVTGLSKRYGGIVALSEATFSARAGEVHALLGENGAGKSTFIQILSGAVKHDGGSILVHGRDYRPANPDAAQARGIAAVFQELSLIPDLSVEQNIWFRHEPRTMLRTVNRAEMRRKTLALLDKYNFPPLRPDQELRRLTLAERQIVEIAKGLAKDPRILILDEATSALPAREAEWLLNLTRQLAAEGRLVIFISHRMAEVRAIADRLTIFRNGSTIAVHEANAVSDNEIVTQMIGRHLDRLYPERVATATDRIALKVKGFSSGSRLSGVDLALREGEVLGVGGLQGHGQRELFQALFGATKASGAIELWGKPVSINNPRQALTGKDGIALVPEDRRGQGLLLTKSVRENLTLSVIKRFTENGFLSRQKEAALVKEMVDFLHIKAGTSEQLAGTLSGGNQQKVIFGKMLLTQARVLLLYDPTRGVDVGTKGEIFQLMRDLAAKGYAILFHSSDMPELVHVADRVLVMRNGRVAATLEGDRISEAGILRAAMLESEAA; this is encoded by the coding sequence ATGGACCTCGTCACCGTCACAGGCCTGTCCAAACGCTATGGCGGCATCGTTGCGCTGAGCGAGGCGACATTCAGCGCGCGCGCCGGCGAAGTGCACGCTTTGCTGGGCGAGAATGGCGCGGGAAAGAGCACCTTCATCCAGATCCTGTCCGGCGCGGTGAAGCACGATGGCGGCTCGATCCTGGTCCACGGCAGGGATTATCGCCCGGCCAATCCGGATGCTGCCCAGGCGCGCGGTATCGCCGCCGTCTTCCAGGAGCTGTCGCTGATCCCCGATCTCAGCGTCGAACAGAACATCTGGTTCCGACACGAGCCAAGAACAATGCTGCGGACCGTCAACCGTGCGGAGATGCGCCGCAAGACGCTGGCGTTGCTCGACAAATACAATTTTCCGCCACTTCGTCCCGACCAGGAATTGCGGCGGCTGACACTGGCGGAACGGCAGATCGTCGAAATCGCCAAGGGGCTGGCCAAGGACCCGCGCATCCTCATCCTCGATGAGGCGACGTCGGCGCTGCCCGCGCGCGAAGCCGAGTGGTTGCTCAACCTCACCCGGCAACTGGCCGCGGAGGGCCGGCTGGTCATCTTCATTTCGCATCGCATGGCCGAGGTGCGCGCCATCGCCGACCGGCTGACCATTTTTCGTAATGGCAGCACCATCGCGGTGCACGAGGCCAATGCGGTGTCGGACAACGAGATCGTCACCCAGATGATCGGCCGGCACCTAGACCGGCTCTATCCCGAGCGCGTAGCCACCGCGACCGATCGCATCGCGCTCAAGGTCAAGGGGTTTTCCAGCGGCAGCCGGCTCTCCGGTGTTGACCTTGCCTTGCGCGAGGGCGAGGTGCTCGGGGTCGGCGGCCTGCAGGGCCACGGCCAGCGCGAGCTGTTCCAGGCGCTGTTTGGAGCGACCAAGGCCAGCGGCGCCATCGAGCTGTGGGGCAAACCCGTCTCGATCAACAATCCGCGCCAGGCCCTGACCGGCAAGGACGGCATCGCGCTGGTGCCGGAGGATCGACGCGGCCAGGGCCTGCTTCTGACCAAGAGCGTGCGCGAGAACCTCACCCTGTCCGTCATCAAGCGCTTCACGGAAAACGGCTTTCTAAGCCGGCAAAAGGAGGCGGCGCTGGTCAAGGAGATGGTCGACTTCCTGCACATCAAGGCCGGCACCTCAGAGCAGCTTGCCGGCACCTTGTCCGGCGGCAACCAGCAGAAGGTGATCTTCGGCAAGATGCTGTTGACGCAAGCGCGCGTGCTCCTGCTCTACGACCCGACGCGCGGCGTCGATGTCGGCACGAAGGGCGAGATATTCCAACTGATGCGTGATCTCGCGGCCAAGGGCTACGCGATCCTGTTCCATTCCAGCGACATGCCGGAACTCGTCCACGTCGCCGACCGCGTGCTGGTGATGCGCAACGGCCGTGTCGCCGCGACGCTCGAAGGCGACCGCATCTCGGAGGCGGGCATTTTGCGCGCCGCCATGCTTGAAAGCGAGGCTGCTTGA
- a CDS encoding substrate-binding domain-containing protein, whose protein sequence is MKSLSRNIGLAALATAMMAIGMHAGHAEDKKPYTIYLSNNFVGNDWRQQMERVATVSVNKGPLKGRVDLKIENVENTVQAQINSLNNIVRQKPDAILVDAGSDSALNPTIKKACDAGIVVISFDQVVTEPCAFAVASDWDRIPSVMAEWMATQLGGKGNIILDRGLAGAPISAQLQQGYEKVLAKYPDIKVVGYYNGNYALGPEQSGVAALLAANPKIDGIMTQGYGSGAIQALKDAGRPIVPVVGFSYNVAALTCAQTQGAKCILGSNPAYLSSEAIKLAVDILDTGKKPAERSVSVKGDFVTTDPFESKLYPGTKMIKIAVGENAFPDQAPGLTLPITPDWVEITAAEAAGTK, encoded by the coding sequence ATGAAATCGTTGAGCCGTAACATCGGTCTTGCAGCCCTCGCCACCGCCATGATGGCAATCGGCATGCATGCCGGCCACGCCGAGGACAAGAAGCCCTACACCATCTATCTCTCGAACAATTTCGTCGGCAACGACTGGCGCCAGCAGATGGAGCGTGTCGCCACCGTGTCTGTGAACAAGGGGCCGCTGAAGGGCCGCGTCGACCTGAAGATCGAGAATGTCGAGAACACCGTCCAGGCGCAGATCAATTCGCTGAACAACATCGTCCGCCAGAAGCCCGACGCCATCCTTGTCGATGCCGGTTCGGATTCGGCGTTGAACCCGACCATCAAGAAGGCCTGCGACGCCGGCATCGTCGTCATCAGCTTCGACCAGGTGGTGACCGAGCCCTGCGCTTTCGCCGTCGCCTCCGACTGGGACCGCATTCCCTCGGTGATGGCCGAATGGATGGCCACGCAGCTCGGCGGCAAGGGCAACATCATCCTCGACCGGGGCCTGGCCGGCGCGCCGATCTCTGCGCAGCTTCAGCAGGGCTATGAGAAGGTGCTGGCCAAATATCCCGACATCAAGGTCGTCGGCTACTACAACGGCAACTATGCGCTTGGACCGGAACAGTCGGGCGTCGCGGCCCTGCTTGCCGCCAATCCCAAGATCGACGGCATCATGACGCAAGGCTACGGCTCGGGCGCCATCCAGGCGCTGAAGGATGCCGGGCGGCCGATCGTCCCGGTCGTCGGCTTCTCCTACAATGTCGCGGCTCTCACCTGTGCGCAGACGCAAGGTGCGAAATGCATCCTCGGCTCCAACCCGGCCTATCTGTCGTCGGAAGCCATCAAGCTGGCGGTCGACATTCTCGACACCGGCAAGAAGCCAGCCGAACGCTCCGTTTCGGTCAAGGGTGACTTCGTCACCACCGATCCCTTCGAGTCCAAGCTCTACCCGGGCACCAAGATGATCAAGATCGCGGTCGGCGAAAACGCCTTCCCCGATCAGGCGCCCGGCCTGACGCTGCCGATCACGCCCGACTGGGTCGAGATCACCGCCGCCGAAGCCGCCGGCACCAAATAA